In Gadus chalcogrammus isolate NIFS_2021 chromosome 1, NIFS_Gcha_1.0, whole genome shotgun sequence, one DNA window encodes the following:
- the LOC130384682 gene encoding rhodopsin-like — MNGTEGPNFYVPMSNKTGVVRSPFEHPQYYLAEPWKYSLVAAYMLFLIATAFPVNFLTLYVTVKNKKLRTPLNYILLNLAVADLFMVVGGFTVTLYTALHGYFVLGVGGCNIEGFFATLGGEIALWSLVVLAVERYVVVCKPMSNFRFEEKHAVAGLAFTWVMALTCAVPPLLGWSRYIPEGMQCSCGIDYYTPKPEINNTSFVIYMFLLHFLIPLFVIFFCYGRLLCTIRAAAALQQESESTQRAEKEVTRMVIVMVISFLVCWVPYATVAWYIFINQGAEFGPVFMTAPAFFAKSAALYNPVIYILLNRQFRNCMLTTVCCGRNPFREEDTGLSSKTQSSTISTSQVAPA; from the exons ATGAACGGCACAGAAGGGCCCAACTTCTACGTGCCCATGTCCAACAAGACGGGGGTGGTGCGCAGCCCCTTCGAGCACCCCCAGTACTACCTGGCCGAGCCCTGGAAGTACTCGCTGGTGGCCGCCTACATGCTCTTCCTCATCGCCACCGCCTTCCCCGTCAACTTCCTGACGCTGTACGTGACGGTGAAGAACAAGAAGCTGCGGACGCCGCTCAACTACATCCTGCTGAACCTGGCCGTGGCGGACCTCTtcatggtggtggggggcttCACGGTCACGCTGTACACGGCGCTGCACGGCTACTTCGTCCTGGGCGTCGGCGGCTGCAACATCGAAGGCTTCTTCGCCACCCTGGGAG GAGAGATCGCCCTGTGGTCTCTGGTGGTGCTGGCCGTTGAGCGCTACGTCGTCGTCTGCAAGCCCATGAGCAACTTCCGCTTCGAGGAGAAGCACGCCGTCGCGGGCCTGGCCTTCACCTGGGTCATGGCGCTGACCTGCGCCGTCCCGCCCCTGTTAGGCTGGTCCCG gTACATCCCAGAGGGCATGCAGTGCTCCTGTGGGATCGACTACTACACCCCCAAGCCTGAAATCAACAACACGTCGTTTGTCATCTACatgttcctcctccacttcctcatcCCGCTCTTCGTCATCTTCTTCTGCTACGGCCGCCTGCTCTGCACCATCCGAGCG gctgcgGCCCTGCAGCAGGAGTCTGAATCCACCCAGCGAGCGGAGAAGGAGGTGACCCGCATGGTCATCGTCATGGTGATCTCCTTCCTGGTGTGCTGGGTGCCCTACGCCACCGTGGCCTGGTACATCTTCATCAACCAGGGGGCCGAGTTCGGACCAGTGTTCATGACCGCGCCCGCATTCTTCGCCAAGAGCGCCGCCCTCTATAACCCCGTCATCTACATCTTGCTcaacagacag TTCAGGAACTGCATGCTCACCACGGTATGCTGCGGCAGGAACCCgttcagagaggaggacactggGCTCAGCTCCAAAACCCAGTCCTCCACCATCTCTACCAGCCAGGTGGCCCCggcttga
- the ift122 gene encoding intraflagellar transport protein 122 homolog isoform X2, whose translation MRAVPTWIDKVHDRDKIEQCIYDLAFKPDGSQLIVAAGNRVLVYDTSDGTLIQPLKGHKDTVYCVAYAKDGKRFASGSADKSIIIWTSKLEGILKYTHNDSIQCVAYNPVTHQLASCSSGDFGLWSPEQKSVSKHKVSSKITCCGWTNDGQYLALGMMNGVVSIRNKNGEEKVKIEQPGGSSSPIWSIAWNPSKDEHNDILAVADWGQKLSFYQLSGKQIGKDRPLTYDPCCVSYFSKGEYIVMCGSDKQASLYTKDGVRLGTVGEQNSWVWTCRVKPDSNYVVLGCQDGTIAFYQLIFSTVHGLYKDRYAYRDSMTDVIVQHLITEQKVRIKCRELVKKIAIYRNRLAIQLPEKILIYELYSDDTSDMHYRIKEKICRKFECNLLVVCSQHIILCQEKRLQCLSFTSVKEKEWLMESLIRYIKVIGGPPGREGLLVGLKNGAILKIFVDNPFAITLLKLSTSVRCLDMSTSRNKLAVVDEHNTCLVYDINTKELLFQEPNANSVAWNTQCEDMLCFSGSGYLNIKASNFPVHQQKLQGFVVGYNGSKIFCLHVYSMSAVEVPQSAPMYQYLERKMFKEAYQIACLGVTDNDWRDLATEALEGLDFDTAKKAFIRIRDLRYLELINSIEERKKRGESDNELFLADVHAYQGKFHDAAKLYKRTGHQPRALSMYTDLRMFEYAKEFVGSTDPKNTRMLMAKQADWAKSSKEPRAAAEMYLSAGEHLKAIDIIGEHGWADMLIDIARKLDKAEREPLAKCAAYFKQLQHHGYASETYAKMGDQQALVQLHVDARHWDEAFSLAEKHTQLKDLVYVPYAQWLAENDRFEEAQKAFHKAGRQNEAVKVLEQLTHNAVGESRFNDAGYYYWMLSMQCLDIARDSEEQEVEMRRKFEVFQRLAELYHVYHSIQRYTDEPFSSHMPETLFNICRFLLNNLTKDVPLGISKVNTLYALAKQSRKLGAFKLARYSYEKLQELHIPSRFQEAIELGSLTVRSKPFHDSEDLIEDMMCYRCSTTNPLLNSQGSICINCKQPFIYSSSSYEVLPLVQFYLEEGVGDEEAVCLIDLEVPHTEKGSGASWQDRSAGESQTMTLENGTEEDPEDDPFTAKMSFEGGSHFVPVRVSRAVLRSMSRRDVLIKRWPLPLQWEYFRSLLPDVSITMCPTCFKMFHSEDYELLVLQHNCCPYCRRPIDEPN comes from the exons ATGAGAGCCGTGCCGACATGGATAGACAAAGTTCACGATCGCGACAAAATTGAACAATG TATTTACGACCTTGCCTTCAAACCAGATGGTAGCCAACTCATTGTTGCTGCTGGTAACCGTGTTTTG GTGTATGACACATCAGATGGCACTCTTATTCAACCGCTCAaaggacacaaagacacagtttACTGTGTTGCCTACGCCAAAGatg GAAAGAGGTTTGCATCGGGTTCGGCTGACAAAAGCATAATCATATGGACATCTAAGCTGGAGGGCATTTTGAAATACAC ACATAATGACTCCATCCAATGTGTTGCCTACAACCCTGTCACCCACCAACTTGCCTCCTGTTCATCTGGGGACTTTg GTTTGTGGTCCCCTGAGCAGAAATCTGTTTCAAAGCATAAAGTAAGCAGCAAGATAACATGTTGTGG ATGGACAAATGACGGCCAGTACCTGGCCCTGGGCATGATGAACGGAGTGGTTAGCATCAGGAACAAGAACGGGGAAGAGAAGGTCAAGATTGAACAACCAGGGGGCTCCTCCTCACCAATCTGGTCCATTGCTTGGAACCCTTCCAA GGATGAGCACAATGACATTCTGGCTGTGGCGGACTGGGGCCAGAAGCTGTCCTTCTACCAGCTAAGTGGAAAGCAG ATCGGTAAAGACCGACCGCTGACCTACGACCCCTGCTGCGTCAGTTACTTCTCCAAGGGCGAGTACATCGTCATGTGCGGCTCGGACAAGCAGGCCTCCCTCTACACCAAGGACGGGGTTCGGCTAGGCACTGTCGGGGAGCAGAACTCCTGGGTGTGGACGTGCCGGGTCAAGCCTGACTCCAACTATGTG GTGTTGGGCTGCCAGGACGGGACCATTGCCTTCTACCAGCTGATTTTCAGCACGGTTCACGGCCTCTACAAGGACCGCTACGCGTACAGGGACAGCATGACAGACGTCATCGTGCAGCACCTCATCACCGAGCAAAAAG TCAGGATCAAGTGCCGGGAGCTGGTGAAGAAGATCGCCATCTACAGGAACCGGCTGGCCATCCAACTGCCCGAGAAGATCCTCATCTACGAGCTCTACTCGGACGACACGTCGGACATGCACTACCGCATCAAGGAGAAGATCTGCAGGAAGTTTGAGTGCAACCTGCTGGTGGTCTGCTCCCAGCACATCATCCTGTGCCAG GAGAAGAGGCTGCAGTGCCTGTCCTTCACCAGCGTAAAGGAGAAGGAGTGGCTGATGGAGTCACTGATTCGGTACATCAAAGTGATAGGGGGACCGCCTGGCAGAGAGGGCCTGCTGGTGGGGCTGAAGAACGGGGCT ATCCTGAAGATCTTTGTGGACAACCCGTTTGCCATTACCCTACTGAAGCTGTCCACGTCGGTGCGATGCCTGGACATGAGCACGTCGCGCAACAAGCTGGCTGTGGTGGACGAGCACAACACTTGCCTGGTCTACGACATCAACACCAAAGAACTGCTCTTCCAG gagCCCAATGCCAACAGCGTGGCCTGGAACACGCAGTGCGAGGACATGCTGTGCTTCTCCGGCAGCGGCTACCTCAACATTAAGGCCAGTAACTTCCCCGTGCACCAGCAGAAGCTCCAGGGCTTTGTGGTGGGCTACAACGGCTCCAAGATCTTCTGTCTGCACGTCTACTCCATGTCCGCCGTGGAGGTGCCCCAG TCCGCTCCCATGTACCAGTACCTGGAGAGGAAGATGTTTAAGGAGGCTTACCAAATCGCCTGCCTGGGTGTGACTGACAACGACTGGAGGGATCTGGCTACAGAGGCCCTGGAGGGGCTTGACTTTGACACTGCCAAGAAG GCTTTCATCAGAATAAGGGATCTACGTTATCTGGAACTCATCAACAGCATTGAG GAGAGGAAGAAGCGAGGCGAGAGCGACAACGAGCTCTTCCTGGCCGACGTGCACGCCTACCAGGGCAAGTTCCACGACGCCGCCAAGCTGTACAAGCGCACCGGCCACCAGCCCCGGGCCCTGAGCATGTACACCGACCTGCGCATGTTCGAGTACGCCAAG GAGTTTGTAGGATCGACCGACCCGAAGAACACTCGGATGCTGATGGCCAAGCAGGCGGACTGGGCCAAGAGCAGCAAGGAGCCGCGCGCAGCGGCCGAGATGTACCTGTCAGCCGGGGAGCACCTCAAAGCCATCGACATCATAGGAGAGCACGGCTGGGCCGACAT gcTGATCGACATCGCCCGTAAGCTGGACAAGGCTGAGCGGGAGCCGCTGGCCAAGTGCGCGGCGTACTTCAAGCAGTTGCAGCACCACGGCTACGCCTCGGAGACCTACGCCAAGATGGGCGACCAGCAGGCTCTGGTGCAGCTGCACGTGGACGCGCGCCACTGGGACGAG GCCTTCTCCCTGGCAGAGAAACACACGCAGCTGAAGGACCTGGTCTACGTGCCCTACGCTCAGTGGCTGGCGGAGAACGACCGCTTTGAAGAGGCGCAGAAGG CGTTCCACAAGGCAGGGCGACAGAATGAGGCTGTGAAAGTGCTGGAGCAGCTTACCCACAATGCAGTGGGCGAGAGCAGGTTCAACGACGCAGGCTACTACTACTGGATGCTGTCCATGCAGTGTCTGGACATCGCCCGCG ACAGTGAAGAACAAGAGGTGGAGATGCGGAGGAAGTTTGAGGTGTTCCAGCGCCTGGCGGAGCTGTACCACGTGTACCACTCCATCCAGCGCTACACG GACGAGCCGTTCAGCTCCCACATGCCAGAGACACTCTTCAACATCTGCAGGTTTCTCCTCAACAACCTCACCAAGGACGTGCCACTGGGCATCTCCAAAGT TAACACCCTGTACGCCTTGGCAAAGCAGAGTCGGAAGCTTGGCGCCTTCAAGCTGGCCAGGTACTCGTATGAGAAGCTGCAGGAGCTGCACATCCCCTCGCGTTTCCAGGAGGCCATCGAGCTGGGCAGCCTTACCGTGAGGTCCAAGCCCTTCCACGACAGCGAG GACCTGATTGAGGACATGATGTGCTACCGCTGTTCCACCACCAACCCTCTGCTCAACAGCCAAGGCAGCATCTGCATCAACTGCAAACAGCCCTTCAtctactcctcttcctcatacG AGGTTCTCCCGCTGGTGCAGTTCTACCTGGAGGAGGGCGTGGGCGATGAGGAAGCGGTTTGTCTTATTGACTTGGAGGTCCCGCACACCGAGAAGGGGAGCGGGGCGAGCTGGCAGGATCGGAGCGCTGGAG AGTCCCAGACGATGACGCTGGAGAACGGCACGGAGGAGGACCCAGAGGACGACCCGTTCACGGCCAAGATGAGCTTTGAG GGGGGCTCCCACTTCGTCCCGGTGCGGGTGAGCCGGGCGGTGCTGCGCTCCATGAGCCGCCGGGACGTCCTGATCAAGCGCTGGCCGCTGCCGCTCCAGTGGGAGTACTTCCGCTCCCTGCTGCCCGACGTCAGCATCACCATGTGCCCCACCTGCTTCAAG ATGTTCCACAGCGAGGATTATGAGCTCCTGGTGCTGCAGCACAACTGCTGTCCGTACTGCCGGAGACCCATCGACGAACCGAACTGA
- the ift122 gene encoding intraflagellar transport protein 122 homolog isoform X1, with protein sequence MRAVPTWIDKVHDRDKIEQCIYDLAFKPDGSQLIVAAGNRVLVYDTSDGTLIQPLKGHKDTVYCVAYAKDGKRFASGSADKSIIIWTSKLEGILKYTHNDSIQCVAYNPVTHQLASCSSGDFGLWSPEQKSVSKHKVSSKITCCGWTNDGQYLALGMMNGVVSIRNKNGEEKVKIEQPGGSSSPIWSIAWNPSKDEHNDILAVADWGQKLSFYQLSGKQIGKDRPLTYDPCCVSYFSKGEYIVMCGSDKQASLYTKDGVRLGTVGEQNSWVWTCRVKPDSNYVVLGCQDGTIAFYQLIFSTVHGLYKDRYAYRDSMTDVIVQHLITEQKVRIKCRELVKKIAIYRNRLAIQLPEKILIYELYSDDTSDMHYRIKEKICRKFECNLLVVCSQHIILCQEKRLQCLSFTSVKEKEWLMESLIRYIKVIGGPPGREGLLVGLKNGAILKIFVDNPFAITLLKLSTSVRCLDMSTSRNKLAVVDEHNTCLVYDINTKELLFQEPNANSVAWNTQCEDMLCFSGSGYLNIKASNFPVHQQKLQGFVVGYNGSKIFCLHVYSMSAVEVPQSAPMYQYLERKMFKEAYQIACLGVTDNDWRDLATEALEGLDFDTAKKAFIRIRDLRYLELINSIEERKKRGESDNELFLADVHAYQGKFHDAAKLYKRTGHQPRALSMYTDLRMFEYAKEFVGSTDPKNTRMLMAKQADWAKSSKEPRAAAEMYLSAGEHLKAIDIIGEHGWADMLIDIARKLDKAEREPLAKCAAYFKQLQHHGYASETYAKMGDQQALVQLHVDARHWDEAFSLAEKHTQLKDLVYVPYAQWLAENDRFEEAQKAFHKAGRQNEAVKVLEQLTHNAVGESRFNDAGYYYWMLSMQCLDIARDSEEQEVEMRRKFEVFQRLAELYHVYHSIQRYTDEPFSSHMPETLFNICRFLLNNLTKDVPLGISKVNTLYALAKQSRKLGAFKLARYSYEKLQELHIPSRFQEAIELGSLTVRSKPFHDSEDLIEDMMCYRCSTTNPLLNSQGSICINCKQPFIYSSSSYEVLPLVQFYLEEGVGDEEAVCLIDLEVPHTEKGSGASWQDRSAGESQTMTLENGTEEDPEDDPFTAKMSFEQGGSHFVPVRVSRAVLRSMSRRDVLIKRWPLPLQWEYFRSLLPDVSITMCPTCFKMFHSEDYELLVLQHNCCPYCRRPIDEPN encoded by the exons ATGAGAGCCGTGCCGACATGGATAGACAAAGTTCACGATCGCGACAAAATTGAACAATG TATTTACGACCTTGCCTTCAAACCAGATGGTAGCCAACTCATTGTTGCTGCTGGTAACCGTGTTTTG GTGTATGACACATCAGATGGCACTCTTATTCAACCGCTCAaaggacacaaagacacagtttACTGTGTTGCCTACGCCAAAGatg GAAAGAGGTTTGCATCGGGTTCGGCTGACAAAAGCATAATCATATGGACATCTAAGCTGGAGGGCATTTTGAAATACAC ACATAATGACTCCATCCAATGTGTTGCCTACAACCCTGTCACCCACCAACTTGCCTCCTGTTCATCTGGGGACTTTg GTTTGTGGTCCCCTGAGCAGAAATCTGTTTCAAAGCATAAAGTAAGCAGCAAGATAACATGTTGTGG ATGGACAAATGACGGCCAGTACCTGGCCCTGGGCATGATGAACGGAGTGGTTAGCATCAGGAACAAGAACGGGGAAGAGAAGGTCAAGATTGAACAACCAGGGGGCTCCTCCTCACCAATCTGGTCCATTGCTTGGAACCCTTCCAA GGATGAGCACAATGACATTCTGGCTGTGGCGGACTGGGGCCAGAAGCTGTCCTTCTACCAGCTAAGTGGAAAGCAG ATCGGTAAAGACCGACCGCTGACCTACGACCCCTGCTGCGTCAGTTACTTCTCCAAGGGCGAGTACATCGTCATGTGCGGCTCGGACAAGCAGGCCTCCCTCTACACCAAGGACGGGGTTCGGCTAGGCACTGTCGGGGAGCAGAACTCCTGGGTGTGGACGTGCCGGGTCAAGCCTGACTCCAACTATGTG GTGTTGGGCTGCCAGGACGGGACCATTGCCTTCTACCAGCTGATTTTCAGCACGGTTCACGGCCTCTACAAGGACCGCTACGCGTACAGGGACAGCATGACAGACGTCATCGTGCAGCACCTCATCACCGAGCAAAAAG TCAGGATCAAGTGCCGGGAGCTGGTGAAGAAGATCGCCATCTACAGGAACCGGCTGGCCATCCAACTGCCCGAGAAGATCCTCATCTACGAGCTCTACTCGGACGACACGTCGGACATGCACTACCGCATCAAGGAGAAGATCTGCAGGAAGTTTGAGTGCAACCTGCTGGTGGTCTGCTCCCAGCACATCATCCTGTGCCAG GAGAAGAGGCTGCAGTGCCTGTCCTTCACCAGCGTAAAGGAGAAGGAGTGGCTGATGGAGTCACTGATTCGGTACATCAAAGTGATAGGGGGACCGCCTGGCAGAGAGGGCCTGCTGGTGGGGCTGAAGAACGGGGCT ATCCTGAAGATCTTTGTGGACAACCCGTTTGCCATTACCCTACTGAAGCTGTCCACGTCGGTGCGATGCCTGGACATGAGCACGTCGCGCAACAAGCTGGCTGTGGTGGACGAGCACAACACTTGCCTGGTCTACGACATCAACACCAAAGAACTGCTCTTCCAG gagCCCAATGCCAACAGCGTGGCCTGGAACACGCAGTGCGAGGACATGCTGTGCTTCTCCGGCAGCGGCTACCTCAACATTAAGGCCAGTAACTTCCCCGTGCACCAGCAGAAGCTCCAGGGCTTTGTGGTGGGCTACAACGGCTCCAAGATCTTCTGTCTGCACGTCTACTCCATGTCCGCCGTGGAGGTGCCCCAG TCCGCTCCCATGTACCAGTACCTGGAGAGGAAGATGTTTAAGGAGGCTTACCAAATCGCCTGCCTGGGTGTGACTGACAACGACTGGAGGGATCTGGCTACAGAGGCCCTGGAGGGGCTTGACTTTGACACTGCCAAGAAG GCTTTCATCAGAATAAGGGATCTACGTTATCTGGAACTCATCAACAGCATTGAG GAGAGGAAGAAGCGAGGCGAGAGCGACAACGAGCTCTTCCTGGCCGACGTGCACGCCTACCAGGGCAAGTTCCACGACGCCGCCAAGCTGTACAAGCGCACCGGCCACCAGCCCCGGGCCCTGAGCATGTACACCGACCTGCGCATGTTCGAGTACGCCAAG GAGTTTGTAGGATCGACCGACCCGAAGAACACTCGGATGCTGATGGCCAAGCAGGCGGACTGGGCCAAGAGCAGCAAGGAGCCGCGCGCAGCGGCCGAGATGTACCTGTCAGCCGGGGAGCACCTCAAAGCCATCGACATCATAGGAGAGCACGGCTGGGCCGACAT gcTGATCGACATCGCCCGTAAGCTGGACAAGGCTGAGCGGGAGCCGCTGGCCAAGTGCGCGGCGTACTTCAAGCAGTTGCAGCACCACGGCTACGCCTCGGAGACCTACGCCAAGATGGGCGACCAGCAGGCTCTGGTGCAGCTGCACGTGGACGCGCGCCACTGGGACGAG GCCTTCTCCCTGGCAGAGAAACACACGCAGCTGAAGGACCTGGTCTACGTGCCCTACGCTCAGTGGCTGGCGGAGAACGACCGCTTTGAAGAGGCGCAGAAGG CGTTCCACAAGGCAGGGCGACAGAATGAGGCTGTGAAAGTGCTGGAGCAGCTTACCCACAATGCAGTGGGCGAGAGCAGGTTCAACGACGCAGGCTACTACTACTGGATGCTGTCCATGCAGTGTCTGGACATCGCCCGCG ACAGTGAAGAACAAGAGGTGGAGATGCGGAGGAAGTTTGAGGTGTTCCAGCGCCTGGCGGAGCTGTACCACGTGTACCACTCCATCCAGCGCTACACG GACGAGCCGTTCAGCTCCCACATGCCAGAGACACTCTTCAACATCTGCAGGTTTCTCCTCAACAACCTCACCAAGGACGTGCCACTGGGCATCTCCAAAGT TAACACCCTGTACGCCTTGGCAAAGCAGAGTCGGAAGCTTGGCGCCTTCAAGCTGGCCAGGTACTCGTATGAGAAGCTGCAGGAGCTGCACATCCCCTCGCGTTTCCAGGAGGCCATCGAGCTGGGCAGCCTTACCGTGAGGTCCAAGCCCTTCCACGACAGCGAG GACCTGATTGAGGACATGATGTGCTACCGCTGTTCCACCACCAACCCTCTGCTCAACAGCCAAGGCAGCATCTGCATCAACTGCAAACAGCCCTTCAtctactcctcttcctcatacG AGGTTCTCCCGCTGGTGCAGTTCTACCTGGAGGAGGGCGTGGGCGATGAGGAAGCGGTTTGTCTTATTGACTTGGAGGTCCCGCACACCGAGAAGGGGAGCGGGGCGAGCTGGCAGGATCGGAGCGCTGGAG AGTCCCAGACGATGACGCTGGAGAACGGCACGGAGGAGGACCCAGAGGACGACCCGTTCACGGCCAAGATGAGCTTTGAG CAGGGGGGCTCCCACTTCGTCCCGGTGCGGGTGAGCCGGGCGGTGCTGCGCTCCATGAGCCGCCGGGACGTCCTGATCAAGCGCTGGCCGCTGCCGCTCCAGTGGGAGTACTTCCGCTCCCTGCTGCCCGACGTCAGCATCACCATGTGCCCCACCTGCTTCAAG ATGTTCCACAGCGAGGATTATGAGCTCCTGGTGCTGCAGCACAACTGCTGTCCGTACTGCCGGAGACCCATCGACGAACCGAACTGA